The stretch of DNA TGATGACTAGAAAGTGCACAAAACCCTCTCCCTCTCTGCTCGATCCAACGCATGTGATTCAGTGGAATCCAACAGTCGTCCTTGTTCGCCCACTTGGCTTAGTGGCTTCTTCTTTCCCCTTCTGAGAGTTGTCTTTTCCTCTCAGTAGGCCCGAGCTGCCCGCCTTGATCTCTTCCACCTTGATCGCTTCTTGATTTCTGTTGGTTCTCTGTTCCCACACTTTCCTGGCTTCCTTGGGAGTAGGCTTCTTCTTTTCTTCGTCTCTAGAtctcttctgatgatctctctccAAGCACGCGAACAGCTCTTGTCCTAAAAGGCTCATCTTTCTATCCCTCATCTCCAATGGATGCGTCTCATGTTGAACCACCGCCACCTCCACACTCCTCCGCTTCCGTCACCAGCTTTCCGGTCCTGGCCATCACCATCTTGGGCATTCTGACCACCGCCATGCTCCTCATCAGCTACTACGTCTTCGTCATCAAGTGCCGCCTCGTCTGGCCGCGCTCTGACCTCCTCCGCTGCCTCTTCTCCTCTGCCGAGTCCCGCCGCCATCGCCACCTCTATATACCTCCCGTCATCCACGCCATCGCCACCGAGTTCCACGGTCTTGATCCGTCGGTAATCCGTTCCATTCCCGTCATCAAATTCACGAGAGCGGGCGACGGCGACGCCCGACGGAAGACGTCCTTCCACGACTGTGCAATCTGCTTGAATGAGTTCCGGGAGGAGGAAAGGCTCAAGCTGCTTCCTGACTGCTCTCATGCCTTCCATATCGACTGCATCGATACCTGGCTCCAGTTCAACGCCAACTGCCCGCTGTGTCGGACGGGTATCACGAGTTCTTCTGTCGGCTTGGCGACTGATCACGTCGTAGCGCTCGCTCCTCGACGTGAGCAGAGTGGAAGCTTCGCGGTGGATGTGAGGGATGAAGTTAGTGACCAAACCTCAAGAGGGGAGGCAAGCAATCCTTCGctgtggaagaagaggaggaagcacaACAAAGTGGGGAGCATGGGGGACGAATGCATTGATGTCAGGGGAAAGGATGAGCAGTTCCGTGTTCAGCCCATAAGGAGGTCATTCTCCATGGACTCATCCGCCGAAAGGCAGCTCTACCTGTCAGTCCAGGAGGAGATCTTGAGACAGAAGCAGAACTGTTATGAAGCAGGCAGTGGTGAAGGAAGCAGCAGCAACGTTCGTGGCGGAGACGGTGGCGGGAGCGGAAGAGTTCGGCGGTCATTGTTCTCGTTCGGCCGGAGCTCCAGGATTCCGGTCCTTCCAAGGCTGCTTGATGTGTGAGATATGAGACGTTAGCTGCTGCTAATGTCATCTCTGTTTCGTTCTTCGGTGGTCTTCGAAACTGGAAGGAGTGTTTGTAATAGATTCCGAAACAAAACCTTTGTGTCAATGACTGTATACTGATTTCAACTCACGAGAAGCTCAAGCGATTTGTCGTTTCGCATTCGGTGGGCACAATTAGAGGCATCATTACTGGAACTGATGGTCTTCGAAGTTCTTCCAGCTTTCACGGCATGTGAACCTTGCAGATTTGCATCATGATCGCTGACTGACGTCTGGCGAACTCTTCCGAGTCAAAATTGCCAAGGCTACATGAGAAATCGGGAGAAAGTGGGTCAGACAAATGATCTCTCTTCCGATCATCGAGCACACAGGTGTGCCAGTCAACGCTGGTGTATGTTCACATGCGCGTGCCGCAGGGAACTGTGTGGGTATTAGAATTGCCTCAACACTGCAGGAACGCATGTGCCTCTGATGATGTGCGGAGAGTTGTCATGAAAGCACTCCTGACAACCTAAAGAGAGGAAGAGTTCCCCATTGACAATGGCAGTTCGCATTCAATTTAGGAACAGAAACGCTGCAAAGTGATCGAGAACTCCCTCTACCTCGCAGTTGTTGTGGTTGCAGAGTAAATGGGTGGGGGGAACGGGAATGCTTTTGCAGACATAAATTCCCAGTTCGGATGTCCACGAAGGAAGTACGGTGTAGCATTTGATTCCTACGTCTTCTTACTGcgtctcttatatctttcttggcAGCGATCGTgggaaaagagaagagaaaccATGATGGAGGTGTGCAATATCTAATTCTCTTAATCTCCGACCTCCTATGTTTATTAGACCGGAGCTTGGTCAACTCTGACTAGCATTAGATCTACATCAAATATAATGTTACGCCAAGAAGTAGAAAACATCAGACAAGGTTGGCATCATTTGATTTGCCGCTTTGCAACAACAGCACTGGAAACAAGACCTACTGCAGTCAGGGTTCGTACAAAGACCAGAGCTGCTCTGATTTCTGACAGACGAATAGAAAAGTTGAATTCACATCACTGCTGAAACAGGGATTCGAATCAAGAAAGCTCGTGATGGATGGCATGTTTTGCAGTAAAGAAACAGCCATGTCTTAGAGTTGGCAAGAAAAATTGTGGCAAGTTCGAGTCACCTGAATCCGAAGAAGAAAATGTTTCTCGACTTGGATCTCTTGATTTGAATCATTATGAATCAGTAAGTCTGACTCGAGACTCTGATGCGATCAAGACAATGCAGAGAAGAGAGTGTTTTGTGTTTCAGCTCTTAGAGCATGGGGCTCGGGGGAATATTCTTATTAGAATTAAATTATAACATGATAAATGTCATTATCCTATTCTAGTTGTTTGTGAATGAATGTGTCGTGGCTCGTtggtcagcacggcctggtccatgGGTCGATGTCGAGAGTATCCCATTGGCTAAGCTGGATGCCGAGACGTCGACCGACCCTCGGTGTCGGGTTCTTGATCAGCGCTTCTCAGCCTAGGAGCTGAACAGTCGATGGCTCGCTTGCGAGGTCGTCGATCGGCAACCTTCGAGGTTGGGGCGCCCATGAATCGTGAATGGTCGCTTTCCTGTAGAAAAAGGTcttcgtcgggtgatccccgGTCGTGGCCCCACCGACGAACAAGTTAGTTAAATCTTTTTTTTCCCTCTCCTCTGTGGGTATCCATGAAGGGTTCTTATATTATGACATGAGGGTGGATCGTACGCGGTTCGAGGTGATAGATGTGTCGGACAGCGTCTCAGCATGCATGGGCTCTGACCTTGCGTGCGAGGGTGATGACATCCTGGATCTATCAGAATGAGGCGTGTGGGATGTCATAACGTATGACGTTTTGGTACGGGTTCTGACTTTGTGTGTGGGATATGATGGCATGCCTGGGATCCATAATTTGTCATATATATCACTAGTGAGATCTGACTGACTGGAATTCATGCATTAGGCTTCAAATGGTGAGGAATTCATTCGTCATAAAATGAAGGATATGTCTTTGTCAATCTCGAGTCCCTTTCAGAAGTTATAATCTTGGTGTGCACTGAATCAAAACTGTGAGCCTTTTGTGACTAGTTACTGAACAATTGACAGAAAATTCATGCAGTATTCCTTCAAACCACTTTAGCTGATCTGCTTCGCCACCTATGCTCTGGaaagtgtgctggtttcttctttTCCTGTTTCAGAAGCCACAAACGAGGCCCCTTCAGGTGTCATGTCCTTCTCTTGATCTCTTTCTTTCCCCCAGAGCACCAAGTACAGTCCAATGGCGACAACTATGCCTCCAATGATGCTATAACAAGAAAGACAACAATAATTTGATCTCAGAACTCTCATGCTGGTTCATTTCTTCTGTACAAGtcgatcttcgtatgataaactgAGAGATTTGTGTTCGATGTGTACCTTCCCAGGAAGAGTTTTTCACCAAAAGCAAAGTATGCTAGAACTGCAACCATTATGGTGCCGAGAGGGTTGAACATGGTCACAAAAACTGGTCCTTTTTCCTTGGTGCACCACAGTTTTATGTAGATGATCAAACCAGAGCCGACAATTCCCTGCAATATTGTCCACACAAATATAAATATACtgtgccaaaagtatgagtcgaCATCTTCATGGAAAGGTGtacttacagcatacaagatactcCATAGTTTAACATCAAATCCAAGCTTCCATGATGCTGGTTTGTGTTCTACAAATGCTGCAAAAATAGCTGATTGTGCACCCCCAACGAAGCACATCCATGCAGTAAGTGAAAGTTGTGCTGGATATCTTCTCAACGTTATTGCCTGTATGTTTAAACATAAGAGTAAGACTGATCTGTCCGCCTGTCACGCCTCCATGATGTTTAGGTTGGTGATTCTCTtatttgcttttgggtttttCTTCCTCTGCAGTTGAAACGAACGATTACATGGCTTGCTTGGACGAGAGGAGAGAAGTACCTGCATGATGTACCATATGGACCATGTTATGCAGCTTCCCACTGTAAGAAGTGATCCTTTCAACCAGTTCTCATGGATGGAATTTCCATGGATTTGAATTAGTGGTCCATAAAAGTTCTTCATCGCTGGTCCTTTGTAGAGTGTCATGGTTGTAACACCGGCCAACGACACCACAGTTCCGGCAGCCTTTGCCACCCCCTTAGGGCTCCCAAGATCAAGACGCTCCATTCTAAACCAAGAAATAGCCATCGGAGCAGTGAGTTTACATTCTGCAATGAATTGCCATGAGTGACATGTTCTGTGACCAAGCAGACTGGCAATGACAAG from Musa acuminata AAA Group cultivar baxijiao chromosome BXJ2-11, Cavendish_Baxijiao_AAA, whole genome shotgun sequence encodes:
- the LOC135627644 gene encoding RING-H2 finger protein ATL16-like; translated protein: MDASHVEPPPPPHSSASVTSFPVLAITILGILTTAMLLISYYVFVIKCRLVWPRSDLLRCLFSSAESRRHRHLYIPPVIHAIATEFHGLDPSVIRSIPVIKFTRAGDGDARRKTSFHDCAICLNEFREEERLKLLPDCSHAFHIDCIDTWLQFNANCPLCRTGITSSSVGLATDHVVALAPRREQSGSFAVDVRDEVSDQTSRGEASNPSLWKKRRKHNKVGSMGDECIDVRGKDEQFRVQPIRRSFSMDSSAERQLYLSVQEEILRQKQNCYEAGSGEGSSSNVRGGDGGGSGRVRRSLFSFGRSSRIPVLPRLLDV
- the LOC135627325 gene encoding WAT1-related protein At4g08300-like, with amino-acid sequence MAPSMTQIRRTYRRFKPHLLMTMAQLGYTILYFITEASFDQGLNPHVFVTYRHIVAALVMWPFAYFLERKLRPKLTWALFLEICVLSLLGVSLTLNMYFASLKYTSPTFVASMINTIAAVTFVTAILLRMERLDLGSPKGVAKAAGTVVSLAGVTTMTLYKGPAMKNFYGPLIQIHGNSIHENWLKGSLLTVGSCITWSIWYIMQAITLRRYPAQLSLTAWMCFVGGAQSAIFAAFVEHKPASWKLGFDVKLWSILYAGIVGSGLIIYIKLWCTKEKGPVFVTMFNPLGTIMVAVLAYFAFGEKLFLGSIIGGIVVAIGLYLVLWGKERDQEKDMTPEGASFVASETGKEETSTLSRA